Below is a genomic region from Waddliaceae bacterium.
CAATTATCAATGATCATTGACCAGTGATCAGTGTAAAACGCTCCGAACATCGTGTAAGATAAGTTAACAAGGCAGATTAATTAATATGGACGAAAAAAAGAAAAAGAGCATTTTTGTTGCGAAGCTGGACATGTCGCTTGCCGACAAGCTTCGCGATGGTGTTATAAGTCAGGGCTTTGAGCTTTCGACACCGCCATATACCGTCTTTGCTGCGAAGAAGAAAGGGGTATCTTGTACGTTATACAAGTCTGGTAAGCTCGTCGTCCAGGGCAAGGCTATGGGAGAGTTCATTGAATATTACCTCGAGCCTGAGATTTTAGGGACGTTCTCTTATACATATGGTGCGTTAGATGTCGACACTACGGCGCGCATTGGTGTCGACGAATCTGGTAAAGGCGACTTCTTTGGCCCTTTATGTGTTGCTGCTGTATATGCCAGCGACGACGCTGTTAAAGAGCTATACGACCTTGGCGTCTGTGATTCTAAGAAGCTTAGCGATAAGAGGGCGTTGTCTTTGTCGTCTAAGATAAAAAAGTTATGCCAATATCATGTTCTTGCTATTGGTCCTGCGAAATACAATGAATTGTATAAGTCTTTTGGCAATCTAAATACTTTGCTGGCGTGGGGACACGCTACTACAATAGAAGCTGTTGTAAAGAAGACGGGGTGTAATAATGTCATCGTCGACCAGTTTGCCGCCGAGAGCGTCGTCCATAATGCTTTGAAGCGTAAGGGGTTGGGCGACATCGCCTTGACGCAGCGGCATCGTGCCGAAGAGGATCTTGTTGTTGCTGCGGCGTCGATATTAGCCAGAGCGTCTTATCTTGAGGGCTTAAAGAAGCTTGGCGACAAGTATGGTATAGAGCTTCCTAAAGGAGCGTCATCTTTGGTAATTTCTGCCGGCAAGCGTTTTGTTGAGAGTCATGGTAAAGATCTTCTTTCCGATGTTAGTAAGGTACATTTTAGGACATACAATGATGTCATGGAATATGAGTTATGAAGATCGATATTGTTTACGACAACGAAGCTGATGGAGAGTATCGTGCAGATTGGGGGTTTTCCTGTTTTCTTCCAGAACATGGTATTATGTTCGACGTTGGTGCTAACGCTGAAATACTTTCTCATAACATGTCGTTATTAAAGATTTCCAAAGAGAATATTTCTGTGCTTGTTTTAAGCCATGACCACTGGGACCATGTTGGCGGGCTTGATGCCGTGTTACATAAAGACCTAAACGTGTATGTTTTGAGTACGTTTTCTACGACGACGAAGGAAAAGATCGGTGCTGTAGCGCACCTTCACGAATGTGATGACAGTGTTCCTCTTGGCGAAGGCATCATGACGACTGGCATTCTTCACAACGATGTCGCTGACGAGCAGAGCCTTGTTATCTTCGATGGTGATGAAGGTCTTGTCATCACTGCCTGTGCTCATGCTGGTGTTGGGGCTGTTTTAGATAAAGCAAAGGGTTTCGGAGAGATTTCTGCGATACTCGGTGGCTTCCATGGTTTCGAAGATTTTGATGTCCTTGAAAGCATGTCGTACATTGGAGCATGCCACTGTACCGAGCATCTTAAAGCGTTACGTCAACGATATCCTAAGACGTCGCATAATCTTTTTGCTGGCAAGAAGTTAAAATTTCCTTTTGAAAAAAAGCGTTAACTATATACAGTGAAGGATAAAAGAAAATTTTAGGAGTATGTCGTGAAAAGTATCGTTTATTTAGTATCTTTTTTGCTGTTGTCGTCGTTTTCGCTTGTCGATGCCAACGATGGTGAAACCAAAGCACCGTCGTGGAACATCGAAGGCTCATTTTATCATGTCAGCAACGCTAATTTCAAAGCTTCCAGCCTTAGTGTCCAGGACATATCTTTCAGTAAGTCTGCTGTGACGATGACGAGAACGAAGTATCTTGAGAACAACGATACTGGCATCATCGCTCTTATTGGTTATGAGCGAGACGAAGTATCTTGGGCTGGCAATCCCGAGTTTTCCGAAAAGACGTACAATAATGCCATCATTGGCATTGGCGGCTTCACTGGGAGCAAAGAAGACTGGCTATGGCGCGGCAATGCATATGTCTCCTTCGACACAGTCGATGTAAGTTTCGGCGACAATGCCATCTATGGTGGCATGTTATGGGGAAGTTATAATGTCAAAGACAATATCGATGCTCACATTGGAATGATGGGGAACTTCCGCATCAGAAAAGACGAGGTAACTCCTATCATCGGCGTTTCGTGGCGTCCTATTGATTATTGGTCTATCAACGCTGTCTATCCTGTAGACCTTTCGATACGGTATGATTTAGACGACGGATACACTTTAGAGCTTGCCTGGAAGATAGTACGCAGCCGTCATCGCCTCAAGCAAGAAGAAGTTCGCTCTGAGGGAATTTTCGAATACCGCACTTCCGGCACCGAGCTTGCTTTGGTCGGTAAAGGCGGACCTTATAAGACTAGGGTTTTCGTCGGATACACTGGTGGTGGTGACCTCAAGGTCAGCGACCAGTATGGCAATGATTCTACGTCGTATAAATTCAACGGCTCCATGTATTCGGGAATTTCGTTGAATATAGAATTCTAATGCGGCTACGCCGCATGGTTCGGAGTTCGGACTAGGATTTTTCTATACGCCAGGAACCATGATGCAGAATGTTTCTTCTGTTATGGGGTGTTCGTATATTCGTGATGTTTTGTTATTGTCGTGAATTTCTTTTCTGAAGGCTAGGATACGTTTTCTTTCGAGGTATAGCGCTGCGATGAAGGCCTCTTTGATGCCTTCGTCACCATTCTCTTGGGCTTCTTTTATCGTAGTTAGCGCTTGTTCTTCGTTGGTGGTATCATCTTTTTTGTTGTCGTTATTTTTTTCTGGCACCTGCGCCTTCCAGTAGCTCCACCCTTGTTGTATATTCTCGTCTTTTGCGCCGTTTTTCCAGCATGATATGCAGTAGTCACGTCTGTGGTAAACTTCTTCATCGTCGTCCCATAGTATTGCCGAATGGTAGTATATTCCTGGCATCAGGGTTTCGTTGTCTTTGTAGCAGTGTTTGTTTCGTCGTGGTATTTTTATTTTTTTGTTCATATTCGTTACATCTCGGCAATATGGTCGAGAAGAGCTTTACCATGAGGATATGAAGTCTTCTCTGGGGTTTTTATTGTGTCTAGGATAGTGTTGGCGAGCCTTTTCCCTAGCTGAACGCCTTCCTGGTCGAAGGAATTTATATTCCATACGAACCCCTGAAAAGCGATCTTATGTTCGTATAGTGCTAGTAGTGCTCCCATGGTATAGGCATCGAGTTTCTTTGCTATTATTATTGTGTTGGGTCTATTGCCTTCGAAGGTTTTGTTAGGATTTTCGTCTTCTTGTCCTGTTGCAAAGGCTATCGACTGTGCAAACATATTAGCGAGGAGTTTCTGCTGCGATGTCGTCCCTTCGACGTCGATATCTTCGCCGTATTGACTTTCTTTGAAGCCTATAAGCTCCACAGGAACTACCGTTGTCCCTTGGTGTAGCAGCTGGTAGAACGAATGCTGTGCGTTTGTTCCTGGCTCCCCCCATATTATAGGCCCTGTTTCGTATGGCACTGTATCGCCATTTTTGTCGACGCGTTTTCCGTTAGACTCCATGTCGCACTGCTGTAGGTGTGCCGTGAAGCGTACTAGCGCCTGAGAATATGGTATTATCGCTAGCGTCTCGTGTCGTAGGAAGTTACGGTTCCATATCCCTATCATGGCGAGGAGCAGCGGGAGGTTTTTTCTTATATCGGATTCTAGAGCGTTTTTATCCATATCGTGGGCGCCACGCATTATATCGATGACGGCATCGTATCCCAAAGCAAAACCCAGGATGACGTTTCCTACCATCGACGTCACGGAATATCTTCCGCCGACATAGTCCCACATATAGAAAGCTTTCCTATATTTCTCGGGGTCGTCCATAGGGCTGCCTTTTGCCGTTACAGCGACGAAGTGTTTCTTCGTGTCGAGGCCAGCGTCGGCGAACTTCTTTGCTACGAAAGTCTCGTTGGTAAGGGTTTCTAGCGTCGTTCCAGACTTGCTGACGATGACGACTAAGGTTTTTGTTAGATCGAGGTTTTTCATGACGGCAGAGGCGTCGTCAGGGTCAACGTTGGCGATAAAATGTACATTCCTTGCGGGTGTTTTGTATGCCTGTAATGCCATATATAACGCGCGAGGTCCAAGATCAGACCCTCCTATGCCTACGAGGAGCATATCAGTAAAAGCATCTTCAGCGTCTAGATCATCGAGGAAGTCTTTGAGCTTGGCGTGTTCTTCTTCGGCGAGGATTGCAGCGTCTTTTGCTGATTTTGAGCTTTTTTTGTCGTCAAAGATGTCTCTCATTGCAGTGTGGAGGACAGCGCGGTCTTCGCTGTCGAAGCCTTCGATGGTATTTATTACCTCCCCTTCTTGCATGCTTCTCATTTTTTTTAGGGCATCCCCCTCTCCTGCAAGGTCTGATAATATATCGATGATGTCGGATTCGATACGTTGTGCTGCGTATATCATTTTAATGCCGCAAGCTTCTGAACACATATCATGTATTCTTTTTTCTGTGAAGATGGTTTCGTCGGTAAGATCTAGCTGTTTTTCTGCAAAGCGTTGTAGTTTTGTATATGAAGG
It encodes:
- a CDS encoding ribonuclease HIII; amino-acid sequence: MDEKKKKSIFVAKLDMSLADKLRDGVISQGFELSTPPYTVFAAKKKGVSCTLYKSGKLVVQGKAMGEFIEYYLEPEILGTFSYTYGALDVDTTARIGVDESGKGDFFGPLCVAAVYASDDAVKELYDLGVCDSKKLSDKRALSLSSKIKKLCQYHVLAIGPAKYNELYKSFGNLNTLLAWGHATTIEAVVKKTGCNNVIVDQFAAESVVHNALKRKGLGDIALTQRHRAEEDLVVAAASILARASYLEGLKKLGDKYGIELPKGASSLVISAGKRFVESHGKDLLSDVSKVHFRTYNDVMEYEL
- a CDS encoding glucose-6-phosphate isomerase, translating into MFDKNPSYTKLQRFAEKQLDLTDETIFTEKRIHDMCSEACGIKMIYAAQRIESDIIDILSDLAGEGDALKKMRSMQEGEVINTIEGFDSEDRAVLHTAMRDIFDDKKSSKSAKDAAILAEEEHAKLKDFLDDLDAEDAFTDMLLVGIGGSDLGPRALYMALQAYKTPARNVHFIANVDPDDASAVMKNLDLTKTLVVIVSKSGTTLETLTNETFVAKKFADAGLDTKKHFVAVTAKGSPMDDPEKYRKAFYMWDYVGGRYSVTSMVGNVILGFALGYDAVIDIMRGAHDMDKNALESDIRKNLPLLLAMIGIWNRNFLRHETLAIIPYSQALVRFTAHLQQCDMESNGKRVDKNGDTVPYETGPIIWGEPGTNAQHSFYQLLHQGTTVVPVELIGFKESQYGEDIDVEGTTSQQKLLANMFAQSIAFATGQEDENPNKTFEGNRPNTIIIAKKLDAYTMGALLALYEHKIAFQGFVWNINSFDQEGVQLGKRLANTILDTIKTPEKTSYPHGKALLDHIAEM
- a CDS encoding MBL fold metallo-hydrolase translates to MKIDIVYDNEADGEYRADWGFSCFLPEHGIMFDVGANAEILSHNMSLLKISKENISVLVLSHDHWDHVGGLDAVLHKDLNVYVLSTFSTTTKEKIGAVAHLHECDDSVPLGEGIMTTGILHNDVADEQSLVIFDGDEGLVITACAHAGVGAVLDKAKGFGEISAILGGFHGFEDFDVLESMSYIGACHCTEHLKALRQRYPKTSHNLFAGKKLKFPFEKKR